The Allorhodopirellula heiligendammensis genome includes a window with the following:
- a CDS encoding metallophosphoesterase, translating into MNLVWVCLALIAHFGLRLSAYNRLNSLGWPRRAIKRIEKLMFLETWVTPAVIGIVWARSFRSMAEGSFVWDDLPLAVLAYGVLCLILGGMLFVLWLLWRPIFGVQHAMVTRVNRVERASREDIEQFARTPKCRRAARIPGNQFLDLAIENIDIPLARLPRELDGYRIAHLSDIHLTGDLDPAYMARVINRALEFRPEMFALTGDIVDAQECVAWLAEMFSAARANDGSFFILGNHDTRVAEPSEVRRQMAAGGWTDVGGCCRRTRLRGIDVTLCGNEWPWFERPSPTEIIAIEEAMDAQLKICLSHSPDQYDWARRHQFDLLLCGHTHGGQGRLPLAGPILSPSWHGTRWASGDFYRAPTTMHVSRGLGGVHLLRIHCRPELSLLTLRAT; encoded by the coding sequence ATGAATTTGGTGTGGGTTTGTTTGGCGCTGATCGCACACTTTGGTTTGCGGCTGTCGGCGTATAACCGCCTGAATTCGCTGGGGTGGCCTCGGAGGGCGATCAAACGCATTGAAAAGCTCATGTTTCTCGAAACATGGGTTACGCCTGCGGTGATAGGAATTGTGTGGGCCCGGTCGTTTCGTTCAATGGCGGAGGGCAGCTTTGTTTGGGACGACCTACCATTGGCGGTGCTTGCCTATGGCGTACTGTGTTTAATATTGGGGGGAATGCTGTTCGTACTGTGGCTCCTGTGGCGCCCGATTTTTGGCGTTCAGCACGCAATGGTCACTCGCGTAAACCGCGTCGAGCGAGCCTCACGCGAGGATATCGAGCAATTTGCCAGAACACCCAAATGCCGCCGGGCCGCGCGTATTCCCGGTAATCAGTTTCTCGATCTTGCCATCGAAAACATCGACATTCCGCTCGCTCGGCTGCCACGTGAACTGGATGGTTACCGAATCGCCCATCTGTCGGACATTCACCTCACCGGCGATCTCGATCCCGCCTACATGGCGAGGGTGATCAATCGAGCGTTGGAGTTTCGACCAGAGATGTTCGCATTGACCGGCGATATCGTCGATGCACAGGAATGTGTGGCGTGGCTGGCTGAGATGTTTTCAGCGGCGAGGGCCAATGATGGCAGCTTTTTTATCTTGGGAAACCACGACACACGCGTTGCAGAACCCTCGGAAGTGCGACGGCAGATGGCAGCAGGTGGCTGGACGGATGTAGGTGGTTGCTGCCGAAGGACTCGGCTACGCGGCATCGACGTCACCCTCTGCGGAAATGAATGGCCGTGGTTTGAGCGCCCGTCGCCCACCGAGATCATCGCCATCGAGGAGGCGATGGATGCGCAGCTGAAAATCTGTTTGAGCCACAGCCCTGATCAATATGACTGGGCACGGCGGCATCAATTCGACCTGCTGCTGTGTGGCCACACCCATGGTGGACAGGGTCGGCTGCCGCTGGCCGGACCGATCCTCAGCCCGAGTTGGCATGGTACGCGATGGGCCTCCGGTGATTTCTACCGTGCACCGACGACAATGCACGTCTCACGTGGTCTCGGAGGGGTGCATTTATTGCGCATTCACTGCCGCCCAGAATTGTCGCTGTTGACGCTCAGGGCGACCTGA
- a CDS encoding SixA phosphatase family protein, whose translation MTKSPPESSPPESLSSQTGLQLVLMRHAKSDWADEDLSDHDRPLNKRGLRDAPRMARWIAESGLLPTHILCSSATRTQQTAMLMQSYWDNTKLETAHLHVIPELYLAPGDAILEIVCNDFANSIENSGNQPRTVLVLAHNPGISYAASALLEHAIGLSTAAMVAFRCDIPRWSVPLTAENTRYLAEMKPKGLDRDARPQT comes from the coding sequence GTGACGAAATCCCCTCCCGAGTCGTCCCCGCCCGAGTCGCTATCGTCACAAACCGGGCTCCAACTCGTGTTAATGCGGCACGCTAAGAGTGATTGGGCGGACGAAGATCTGTCGGATCATGATCGCCCATTGAACAAGCGAGGTTTGCGAGACGCTCCAAGGATGGCACGTTGGATTGCCGAGTCGGGACTGCTGCCCACTCACATCCTCTGTTCCTCGGCAACTCGCACCCAGCAAACAGCGATGTTGATGCAGTCGTACTGGGACAATACGAAGCTCGAGACCGCCCACCTCCACGTGATTCCCGAATTGTATCTGGCCCCTGGTGATGCCATCCTTGAGATCGTCTGTAACGATTTCGCCAACTCGATCGAGAATTCGGGGAACCAGCCAAGAACAGTGTTGGTGCTAGCACACAACCCGGGCATCAGTTACGCCGCATCGGCGTTGCTAGAACATGCGATCGGGCTGAGCACCGCTGCGATGGTCGCGTTTCGGTGCGACATTCCACGCTGGTCGGTACCGCTGACTGCAGAAAACACACGATATTTGGCCGAAATGAAGCCCAAGGGGCTCGATCGCGATGCCCGGCCCCAAACATGA
- a CDS encoding DUF5682 family protein, which produces MLALTQSRAPLLIGVRHHSAALSRAVPEMLDAFAPQCLLVELPSDLADWIEHLADPQTMAPVAISAVHDQHGLFFYPMADFSPEWVAIRWARQRGIPVVPCDLSVAAKTPLSNLESSESDAQWEQAPTTLLDRLLHRTGESDTGGLWQRLVESPGFEAEPDAIRAAALVFGYAVRHSTPDISSRDLVREAAMREAIRMAPKHSAAVIGSFHAAALLPEVVRSQEQHDAAILAAAIAESSDGVGVSLVPYSFEQLDERSGYPAGVRDPVWHQRMWESRTCLDADAAAAELVTAVCRRLRQDGHVAGMPDAAESLRMMRDLARLRGLRVAGRGELVEAIQTCLVQGDLMGRGRAVAKAAGEILIGDRIGTVTPAAPRCGLAVDIDRQLDALKLPGRDSFGGQSRSTRRAASGAPARVDEDAKEIQLDVLRRPRDRARAVVLRQLNAAGIPYAERIDEVERGHRENLIERWRVGWQQGTAATIESVSRYGVSLRQVVEGLVRTAGRIPGQDFSDTDDLPATILGRLRIATECGLVGLTRRTLTQISDSFRAAAGLSELVTAVTIITRIRAGHLPGLPPDIAAAYPPWVEVFIWPHSVDTITACLEAGLERLAGMSGSQAPQDVTAIVDLIDWMTGDLQAAVMSDLSEPASESGRVRLTQWCRQTMRSGSDRMRGAGAAALCMLDEQSDAAFVALTRGWLDSATDREGRTRLKDSLAGATQVLLPRMQSDPLWLGGIGDGIEHMSDEVFLSRLPSLRGAFAEFSPADRQRLLSVCLSELDERDTQLNASGSTLPFDQQGDPATIADELVLLRQADLAGRDAIEKRYPAIDQWLAKASTSNSKTPHTAQEPASDDTKARSTQRAASDFTTADRWRLVFGLPPDSNSATVSRCATSLDQLYGRGRGEGARAGLSGRPPGRGGGSEAPQPTTAQWADDLEALFGSDLCQEVLGAAAGAGRLAAIELLDPETVTPSIELLEQVLSLAGAMPESKIATLRRLARRITEDLAMQLAVRLQPALHGLSSPRPTRRKNRNLNLARTIRDNLANCHRRPDGRATIVAERLMFRSPAKRQMDWHVTFVVDVSGSMSASVIYSALVAAVLDALPALSVKFLAFSTEVLDFSEQVTDPLSLLMEVQVGGGTNIGLGLRAARAGISVPARSIVILVSDFEEGVSVGSMIAEVRALVDSGVACLGLAALDDLGVARYHQGFAAMMAGAGMPVAAVSPENLARWVGDQIRRAQTTS; this is translated from the coding sequence ATGCTTGCCTTGACGCAGTCTCGCGCTCCACTCTTGATCGGGGTGCGGCATCATTCCGCGGCACTTTCTCGAGCCGTACCCGAGATGCTCGACGCGTTCGCCCCGCAGTGCCTACTCGTCGAGTTGCCCTCCGACCTCGCGGACTGGATCGAGCACCTCGCCGATCCTCAAACGATGGCACCGGTTGCCATTTCTGCCGTGCACGACCAACACGGACTGTTCTTTTATCCCATGGCAGACTTTTCACCGGAGTGGGTTGCGATCCGCTGGGCGCGACAACGGGGCATCCCCGTCGTGCCTTGCGATTTGTCTGTGGCAGCGAAGACTCCTCTTTCGAACTTGGAGTCGAGTGAATCCGATGCGCAGTGGGAACAAGCCCCAACGACGTTGCTCGATCGCCTCTTGCACCGTACAGGAGAGAGCGACACAGGGGGATTGTGGCAGCGGTTGGTAGAATCACCAGGATTTGAAGCGGAGCCCGACGCGATCCGTGCTGCCGCGTTGGTGTTCGGATATGCGGTCCGTCACAGCACGCCGGATATATCATCTCGTGATCTGGTTCGGGAGGCAGCGATGCGGGAAGCGATCCGGATGGCACCTAAGCATAGCGCCGCCGTGATCGGATCATTCCATGCCGCCGCCTTGCTTCCCGAGGTTGTCCGATCGCAAGAGCAACACGATGCCGCCATCCTGGCCGCCGCGATCGCCGAGTCGTCCGACGGAGTCGGCGTGTCGCTCGTTCCCTATTCCTTTGAGCAACTCGACGAACGTAGCGGTTACCCAGCCGGGGTGCGTGATCCCGTCTGGCATCAGCGCATGTGGGAGTCGAGAACTTGCCTGGACGCCGATGCGGCGGCCGCAGAACTCGTCACGGCAGTCTGCCGGCGACTGCGTCAAGATGGACACGTCGCCGGAATGCCCGACGCGGCCGAGTCGCTACGAATGATGCGAGACCTAGCGAGGTTGAGAGGGTTGCGTGTTGCCGGTCGAGGTGAGCTAGTCGAAGCGATTCAGACGTGTTTGGTTCAAGGAGATCTGATGGGTCGGGGCCGAGCTGTCGCCAAGGCAGCGGGCGAGATCTTGATTGGTGATCGGATCGGCACAGTTACGCCCGCCGCTCCCCGCTGTGGATTGGCCGTTGATATCGATCGGCAACTTGATGCATTGAAACTGCCTGGTCGCGACTCGTTCGGAGGGCAGTCGCGATCCACCCGGCGTGCAGCGAGCGGCGCGCCCGCCCGCGTCGATGAAGATGCCAAGGAGATCCAGCTCGACGTGCTGCGGCGGCCTCGCGATCGCGCACGCGCCGTCGTCTTACGTCAACTCAATGCGGCAGGAATACCATACGCCGAGCGCATCGATGAAGTCGAGCGGGGACATCGCGAGAACTTGATCGAGCGTTGGCGAGTTGGCTGGCAACAGGGCACCGCCGCGACCATTGAATCGGTTTCACGCTACGGTGTCTCCCTGCGTCAAGTGGTTGAGGGCCTAGTGCGCACGGCGGGGCGAATCCCTGGTCAGGATTTCAGTGACACCGATGACTTACCTGCTACCATTTTGGGTCGGCTGCGAATTGCCACCGAGTGTGGTTTGGTAGGATTGACACGGCGGACGCTGACGCAAATCAGCGATTCGTTTCGAGCAGCCGCTGGATTATCCGAGCTCGTGACAGCCGTGACCATCATCACTCGCATTCGTGCGGGGCACCTACCCGGCTTACCACCGGACATCGCCGCCGCTTATCCCCCTTGGGTGGAAGTGTTCATTTGGCCTCACTCGGTCGATACCATCACTGCATGTTTGGAAGCTGGATTGGAGCGTCTGGCGGGCATGAGCGGCTCACAAGCTCCGCAAGATGTCACCGCTATCGTGGACCTAATCGACTGGATGACGGGTGATTTGCAGGCCGCGGTGATGTCGGATCTTAGCGAGCCGGCCTCTGAGTCCGGCCGAGTTCGGCTGACGCAGTGGTGTCGTCAGACGATGCGTAGCGGCAGCGACCGCATGCGAGGTGCCGGCGCAGCAGCATTATGCATGTTAGATGAACAGAGTGACGCTGCGTTCGTGGCGCTCACGCGAGGTTGGCTAGACTCGGCTACAGATCGCGAAGGCCGAACACGTCTCAAGGACTCGCTCGCCGGAGCGACTCAAGTCCTGCTTCCGCGGATGCAGAGCGACCCTCTGTGGTTGGGTGGCATTGGCGACGGCATCGAGCACATGTCCGACGAGGTATTTTTGTCACGGCTGCCTTCCCTGCGAGGCGCATTCGCTGAGTTTTCACCTGCGGATCGACAGCGATTGTTGAGCGTCTGTTTGTCCGAACTAGACGAACGCGACACCCAATTGAACGCCAGCGGCTCGACACTACCGTTCGACCAACAGGGTGATCCCGCTACGATTGCAGACGAATTAGTGCTGCTACGGCAAGCAGATCTGGCAGGACGGGATGCGATAGAGAAACGCTACCCCGCAATAGACCAATGGCTAGCGAAGGCCTCGACCTCCAACAGTAAAACACCACACACTGCACAGGAGCCAGCGAGTGATGACACCAAAGCTAGGTCAACTCAAAGAGCTGCCAGCGACTTTACGACAGCGGATCGATGGCGATTGGTGTTTGGTTTGCCGCCGGATTCCAATTCCGCTACGGTCTCACGCTGCGCCACGTCCCTCGACCAACTCTACGGGCGTGGCCGCGGTGAAGGGGCACGGGCGGGATTGTCCGGTAGACCGCCTGGTAGGGGTGGCGGGAGCGAGGCTCCTCAACCGACGACGGCGCAGTGGGCGGATGATTTAGAGGCATTATTCGGTAGTGATTTGTGCCAAGAAGTACTCGGCGCGGCAGCGGGTGCGGGCCGATTGGCCGCTATCGAGTTGCTCGATCCCGAAACCGTGACGCCTTCGATTGAGTTGCTCGAACAAGTCTTGTCGCTTGCCGGAGCGATGCCGGAATCGAAAATTGCGACGTTGCGACGATTGGCCCGCCGCATCACCGAGGACTTGGCCATGCAGTTGGCGGTGCGACTCCAGCCGGCACTGCATGGACTGTCATCGCCTCGGCCGACCCGGCGAAAAAACCGCAATCTCAATCTAGCTCGCACGATCCGCGATAATTTAGCGAATTGTCATCGTCGGCCCGATGGCCGAGCCACCATTGTCGCTGAGCGATTGATGTTTCGTTCGCCCGCGAAGCGGCAGATGGATTGGCACGTGACGTTTGTCGTGGACGTCTCTGGATCAATGTCGGCGTCGGTGATTTACAGCGCTCTGGTCGCCGCCGTGCTCGATGCCTTGCCCGCTCTGTCAGTGAAGTTCTTAGCATTCAGCACGGAAGTGCTCGACTTCAGCGAACAGGTCACCGATCCCCTGTCGCTGCTCATGGAAGTTCAAGTCGGCGGCGGAACCAACATTGGGCTGGGGTTGCGAGCGGCGCGGGCGGGCATTTCGGTTCCCGCGCGCAGCATCGTGATTCTCGTTTCAGACTTTGAAGAAGGTGTTTCGGTCGGAAGTATGATTGCGGAGGTTCGGGCCTTAGTCGATTCCGGAGTGGCCTGCCTGGGCTTGGCTGCTCTGGATGATCTCGGTGTAGCGAGATACCACCAAGGTTTTGCTGCCATGATGGCGGGAGCTGGCATGCCAGTTGCCGCAGTCAGTCCCGAAAATCTGGCACGCTGGGTGGGAGATCAGATTCGCAGAGCACAGACGACGTCATGA
- a CDS encoding ATP-binding protein has translation MAKKKTQPKTSATRPMSRVQLPPAEVRYADELAALAASDSASRPEGWNLSPQAVVDFICGSDGVKVGSSKTNAREISEKFVGPRDIVQRCVVTLAGERGLMLVGEPGTAKSMLGELLAVAISGTGSLAVQGTAGTTEDQIRYGWNYAMLLDRGPVREALVPSPVMTAMRDGKVIRFEEITRCLPEVQDALISILSERRLMIPEMDQAGDEQANSIFAAPGFALIATANLRDRGVSEMSAALKRRFNFETIAPIADEVRERELVSIRAAALLAETGSLVAVDRSLVEILVTVFRDLRSGRSDEGWQVTRPSTVMSTAEAVAVATAITRESVFFPSGFDPISRMPGHLLGVVMKDEAKDRERLLAYWDGPVRRRAEDGSPLWKRLVDLRRVLEE, from the coding sequence GTGGCTAAGAAAAAAACACAGCCCAAGACCTCGGCAACCCGCCCCATGTCGCGCGTGCAGCTACCACCAGCGGAGGTTCGCTACGCCGACGAACTGGCTGCGCTCGCCGCATCGGACTCAGCGTCTCGACCCGAAGGCTGGAATCTGTCGCCCCAGGCCGTGGTGGACTTCATCTGCGGTAGCGATGGAGTCAAAGTTGGCAGCAGCAAAACGAACGCGCGAGAGATTAGCGAAAAGTTCGTCGGTCCGCGTGATATCGTCCAACGCTGCGTTGTGACGCTAGCCGGTGAACGTGGCTTGATGCTGGTAGGTGAACCGGGCACGGCCAAGTCCATGCTTGGTGAGTTGTTGGCCGTTGCCATTAGCGGGACGGGGTCGCTCGCGGTGCAGGGAACGGCAGGCACGACAGAAGACCAGATTCGCTATGGTTGGAACTACGCCATGCTGCTCGATCGAGGGCCGGTTCGGGAGGCTCTCGTTCCCTCCCCCGTCATGACGGCCATGCGAGACGGCAAGGTCATACGCTTTGAAGAGATCACACGTTGTTTGCCCGAAGTTCAGGACGCATTGATTTCGATCCTCAGTGAACGTCGATTGATGATTCCGGAAATGGATCAAGCCGGCGACGAACAAGCCAATAGTATCTTCGCGGCTCCTGGATTCGCGCTCATCGCGACCGCAAACCTGCGCGACCGCGGTGTCTCAGAGATGTCGGCGGCACTGAAACGTCGGTTCAACTTTGAGACCATTGCGCCGATTGCCGACGAGGTCCGCGAGCGAGAACTGGTATCGATCCGCGCCGCGGCGCTCCTTGCCGAGACCGGCTCGCTGGTGGCTGTCGATCGTTCACTGGTGGAGATTCTAGTAACCGTGTTTCGCGATTTACGAAGTGGACGCAGTGATGAGGGGTGGCAGGTCACACGCCCGAGCACCGTGATGAGCACCGCCGAAGCGGTCGCCGTTGCAACAGCCATCACCCGTGAAAGCGTGTTTTTCCCCAGTGGCTTTGATCCAATTTCGCGGATGCCAGGACACTTGCTCGGTGTCGTGATGAAGGATGAAGCCAAGGATCGCGAGCGACTGCTAGCCTACTGGGATGGTCCCGTGCGGCGGCGGGCAGAGGACGGATCGCCGCTCTGGAAGAGACTCGTTGATCTTCGTAGAGTTTTGGAGGAGTGA